A section of the Streptomyces sp. V3I8 genome encodes:
- a CDS encoding GntP family permease, which translates to MSPLLAAAPPAPETPPHTGGLLLLLDGTAGLLTVAALGIVLLLVLIIKVRLQPFVALLAVSIAVGLSAGLSVTELFGTVQRSASVSMIESGMGGILGHVAIIIGLGTMLGAILEVSGGAEALSTRLLNLFGEKRAPLAMGLTGLIFGIPVFFDVGIFVLAPIVYAAAKRSGKSILLYAMPLLAGLSMTHAFLPPHPGPVAAAGLFKVDLGWVILMGVVVGIPAVLAAWAYAAWIGKRLFVPVPQDMLEAADEAKAAVAEERAARRAAARSTGSTDGTGTGSGTGTGKGDGAGTGTVTATRPEDYAEQPVPLATVFLIIGTPLLLILAATFSSIALDPSTFRSVVEFFGHPFVALTIALLMAYYLLGIRRGWSRKSLETVSTSSLKPVGNILLVVGAGGVFGAVLKGSGIADALADTFNDVGLPVIVLAYLISVVLRVAQGSATVAIVTTAGIVVPLVEGQDLPQAHLALIIMAISAGSIFASHVNDGGFWIVAKYFGISERDTLKSWTVLETVLSVAGFAMAAVLSLFI; encoded by the coding sequence ATGTCACCCCTGCTCGCAGCCGCACCACCAGCCCCGGAGACCCCACCCCACACAGGAGGCCTGCTCCTCCTCCTGGACGGCACCGCCGGCCTCCTGACCGTCGCGGCCCTCGGCATCGTCCTTCTGCTGGTCCTGATCATCAAGGTCAGACTCCAGCCCTTTGTCGCCCTGCTGGCCGTCTCCATAGCCGTCGGCCTCTCGGCCGGCCTCTCCGTCACGGAACTCTTCGGCACCGTCCAGCGCTCGGCCTCGGTCTCGATGATCGAGTCGGGCATGGGCGGCATCCTCGGCCACGTCGCGATCATCATCGGCCTCGGCACGATGCTCGGCGCGATCCTCGAGGTGTCGGGCGGCGCGGAGGCCCTCTCGACCCGCCTGCTCAACCTCTTCGGCGAGAAGCGCGCCCCGCTCGCCATGGGCCTCACCGGCCTGATCTTCGGCATCCCGGTCTTCTTCGACGTCGGCATCTTCGTCCTCGCGCCGATCGTGTACGCCGCCGCCAAGCGCTCCGGCAAGTCGATCCTGCTGTACGCCATGCCCCTGCTCGCGGGCCTGTCGATGACCCACGCGTTCCTGCCGCCGCACCCCGGCCCGGTCGCCGCCGCCGGACTGTTCAAGGTCGACCTCGGCTGGGTCATCCTGATGGGCGTCGTCGTCGGCATCCCGGCCGTGCTCGCCGCCTGGGCGTACGCGGCCTGGATCGGCAAGCGCCTCTTCGTCCCCGTACCGCAGGACATGCTGGAGGCGGCGGACGAGGCGAAGGCCGCGGTCGCCGAGGAGCGCGCCGCACGCCGCGCCGCCGCCCGCTCGACGGGCTCCACCGACGGCACCGGCACCGGAAGCGGCACCGGAACCGGCAAGGGTGACGGTGCCGGTACCGGCACCGTCACGGCCACCCGGCCCGAGGACTACGCGGAGCAGCCCGTCCCCCTCGCCACCGTCTTCCTCATCATCGGTACGCCCCTGCTGCTGATCCTCGCCGCGACCTTCTCCTCGATCGCGCTGGACCCCTCGACCTTCCGCTCGGTCGTCGAGTTCTTCGGGCACCCCTTCGTCGCGCTGACGATCGCCCTGCTGATGGCCTACTACCTGCTGGGCATCCGGCGCGGCTGGTCCCGCAAGTCCCTGGAGACGGTCTCCACCTCGTCGCTGAAGCCGGTCGGCAACATCCTGCTGGTGGTCGGCGCCGGCGGTGTCTTCGGCGCCGTGCTCAAGGGCTCGGGCATCGCGGACGCACTCGCGGACACCTTCAACGACGTAGGCCTGCCGGTCATCGTGCTGGCCTACCTGATCTCGGTGGTGCTGCGGGTGGCGCAGGGCTCGGCGACGGTGGCCATCGTCACCACCGCCGGCATCGTCGTCCCGCTGGTCGAGGGCCAGGACCTGCCCCAGGCCCACCTGGCACTGATCATCATGGCGATCTCGGCCGGCTCGATCTTCGCCTCGCACGTCAACGACGGCGGCTTCTGGATCGTCGCCAAGTACTTCGGCATCTCCGAACGGGACACCCTCAAGTCCTGGACGGTCCTGGAGACGGTGCTGTCGGTGGCGGGCTTCGCGATGGCCGCGGTGCTGAGCCTCTTCATATAA
- a CDS encoding RidA family protein: protein MTEKTALTPKTHTTPPATFSHGVRKGNILQVAGQVGFLPAVEGQPPTPAGPTLREQTLQTLANVKAILEEGGASWDDAMMIRVYLTDVGHFAEMNAIYNAYFAEQNLTAPPAARTTVYVGLPAGLLVEIDVLAVLDN, encoded by the coding sequence ATGACCGAGAAGACCGCCCTCACCCCGAAGACCCACACGACCCCGCCCGCCACGTTCTCGCACGGCGTCAGGAAGGGCAACATCCTGCAGGTCGCGGGCCAGGTCGGCTTCCTGCCCGCGGTGGAGGGACAGCCGCCGACGCCCGCCGGCCCCACCCTGCGCGAGCAGACCCTGCAGACCCTGGCCAACGTGAAGGCCATCCTCGAGGAGGGCGGCGCGTCCTGGGACGACGCGATGATGATCCGCGTCTACCTCACGGACGTCGGCCACTTCGCCGAGATGAACGCGATCTACAACGCGTACTTCGCGGAGCAGAACCTGACCGCGCCCCCCGCGGCCCGCACCACGGTCTACGTCGGCCTGCCCGCCGGCCTCCTCGTCGAGATCGACGTCCTGGCGGTCCTGGACAACTGA
- a CDS encoding IclR family transcriptional regulator gives MSQTVDRALSILPLLAEGPADLGQVADRLDVHKSTALRLLRTLHEHGLVYRQSDQRYRLGARLFALAQEAVENLDVREIAHPHLVRLNESCGHTVHLAVHEDGEVLYIDKVESRYPVRMYSRIGKPVAITVAAVAKLLLADLPEPERRAFAEKLDYPMYTSRSTPSAPAFLRELDKVREQGWATDLGGHEESINCVAAPVRGTDGRVVAAMSVSAPNVVVTADELLTLLPLVRRTADAVSGEYSGKTPTKETSS, from the coding sequence ATGAGCCAGACCGTCGACCGCGCGCTGAGCATCCTGCCGCTGCTCGCCGAGGGCCCCGCCGACCTAGGGCAGGTCGCCGACCGGCTCGACGTCCACAAGTCCACCGCCCTGCGGCTGCTGCGCACCCTCCACGAACACGGCCTGGTCTACCGCCAGTCCGACCAGCGCTACCGCCTGGGCGCCCGCCTCTTCGCGCTCGCGCAGGAGGCCGTGGAGAACCTGGACGTCCGCGAGATCGCCCACCCCCACCTCGTACGCCTCAACGAGAGCTGCGGCCACACCGTCCACCTCGCCGTGCACGAGGACGGCGAGGTGCTCTACATCGACAAGGTCGAGAGCCGCTACCCGGTGCGCATGTACTCGCGGATCGGCAAGCCCGTCGCGATCACGGTCGCCGCCGTGGCGAAGCTGCTCCTCGCCGACCTGCCGGAGCCCGAGCGCCGCGCCTTCGCGGAGAAGCTCGACTACCCCATGTACACGTCCCGTTCGACCCCCAGCGCCCCCGCCTTCCTGCGGGAGCTGGACAAGGTCCGCGAACAGGGCTGGGCCACCGACCTCGGCGGCCACGAGGAGTCCATCAACTGCGTCGCGGCCCCCGTGCGGGGCACCGACGGGCGGGTCGTCGCGGCCATGTCCGTCTCCGCCCCGAACGTCGTCGTCACCGCGGACGAACTCCTCACCCTGCTCCCGCTGGTCCGCCGTACCGCGGACGCCGTCAGCGGCGAGTACTCAGGCAAGACCCCTACGAAGGAAACCAGCTCATGA
- a CDS encoding sugar kinase, with amino-acid sequence MVTFLPSRPGRLADVPSFERAIGGAESNVACVLAAAGHTARWVSRVGADGFGDHLLETIASYGVDTTAVRRDAFRPTGIYFRTAGDRATDAHEVAYYRAGSAASAMSPATVDPKALDSGRVLHLSGITAALSPACLSLLTALTAPRPGRPLISFDVNYREGLWPDRAAAGPTLLTLARAADLVFVGEDEAEAAWGVTGGPAAVRAALPEPRVLVVKNGSRGATLFETTTPAAPHPHTPSRGDDGTTAGHRHDTVTSAAALGVDVVAPVGAGDAFAAGFLSATLRGLAAKHRLRHGHLMAAAALTVPGDLAAPPSRGHADRLAALDDDAWGTLRLGPGWTNAADRAQEEVPTP; translated from the coding sequence ATGGTCACGTTCCTCCCCTCCCGTCCGGGCCGCCTCGCCGACGTGCCGTCCTTCGAGCGGGCGATCGGCGGCGCGGAGTCCAACGTGGCCTGCGTGCTGGCCGCCGCCGGCCACACCGCGCGGTGGGTCAGCCGGGTCGGCGCCGACGGCTTCGGCGACCACCTCCTGGAGACGATCGCCTCCTACGGCGTCGACACCACCGCCGTACGACGGGACGCCTTCCGCCCCACCGGCATCTACTTCCGCACCGCCGGCGACCGGGCCACCGACGCCCACGAGGTGGCGTACTACCGCGCCGGTTCCGCGGCCTCGGCGATGTCCCCCGCCACCGTCGACCCGAAGGCCCTCGACTCGGGCCGCGTCCTGCACCTCTCCGGTATCACGGCGGCCCTCTCGCCGGCCTGCCTGTCGCTCCTCACGGCCCTCACGGCCCCCCGTCCAGGCCGCCCGCTGATCTCGTTCGACGTCAACTACCGGGAGGGCCTGTGGCCGGACCGGGCCGCGGCGGGCCCCACCCTCCTCACCCTGGCCCGCGCCGCGGACCTGGTCTTCGTGGGCGAGGACGAGGCCGAGGCGGCCTGGGGCGTCACCGGCGGCCCGGCCGCGGTCCGCGCCGCACTCCCGGAACCACGCGTGCTGGTGGTCAAGAACGGCAGCCGGGGCGCCACCCTGTTCGAGACGACGACCCCCGCGGCCCCGCACCCGCACACCCCTTCGCGCGGGGACGACGGCACGACGGCGGGGCACCGGCACGACACGGTCACCTCCGCCGCGGCTCTCGGCGTGGACGTGGTCGCCCCCGTCGGCGCGGGCGACGCCTTCGCCGCCGGCTTCCTGTCGGCGACCCTCCGCGGCCTCGCCGCGAAACACCGCCTCCGCCACGGCCACCTCATGGCCGCCGCCGCCCTCACCGTCCCCGGCGACCTGGCCGCACCCCCCTCCCGCGGCCACGCCGACCGCCTCGCCGCCCTGGACGACGACGCGTGGGGGACACTTCGACTCGGCCCCGGCTGGACGAACGCCGCAGACCGGGCCCAGGAGGAGGTACCCACCCCATGA
- a CDS encoding amino acid deaminase produces MAADTTAERLAALADERVDHRFKGLPPDAEGLTVGELAAERRNLFSGGFTTPVLALSAERLEHNLRLMETYTARHGLVFAPHGKTSMAPQLFQRQIERGAWGITLAVPHQVRVARAFGVRRVFLANELVDPAALAWISAQLAADPGFRFVCYVDSVRGVELMDAALRGGSRPVDVVVELGAGEGARTGVRTEAECAAVADAVAGVDTLRLVGVAGYEGEVPDADPERVRAWLRRLTALAVEFDEAGRFDAAGLDEIVVSAGGSAWFDAVADVFATLPELSLPVLKLLRSGAYVSHDDGHYREVTPFVRVPEEGALHPAFRLWAQVVSRPSPGQAFANAGKRDAAYDLDLPEVQVVRDEDGERPADGITVTSLSDQHAWIRTDGQARLRVGDWIGMGLSHPCTSFDKWQLIPLVERDGTVVDYIRTYF; encoded by the coding sequence ATGGCTGCCGACACCACCGCGGAACGGCTGGCCGCGCTCGCGGACGAGCGTGTCGACCACCGTTTCAAGGGACTTCCGCCCGACGCCGAGGGCCTGACCGTCGGTGAGCTGGCCGCCGAGCGCCGCAACCTGTTCAGCGGCGGGTTCACCACGCCCGTGCTCGCCCTCTCCGCCGAGCGGCTGGAGCACAACCTGCGCCTGATGGAGACGTACACCGCCCGGCACGGCCTGGTCTTCGCGCCGCACGGCAAGACCTCGATGGCCCCCCAGCTGTTCCAGCGGCAGATCGAGCGCGGCGCCTGGGGCATCACGCTCGCGGTGCCGCACCAGGTGCGGGTGGCCCGGGCCTTCGGCGTCCGGCGCGTCTTCCTCGCCAACGAGCTCGTCGACCCGGCCGCCCTCGCCTGGATCTCCGCCCAGCTCGCCGCCGACCCCGGCTTCCGGTTCGTCTGTTACGTCGACTCCGTGCGCGGCGTCGAGCTGATGGACGCCGCGCTGCGCGGGGGCTCCCGTCCGGTGGACGTCGTCGTCGAGCTGGGCGCGGGCGAAGGGGCCCGGACCGGTGTGCGGACGGAGGCGGAGTGCGCCGCCGTCGCGGACGCCGTGGCCGGGGTGGACACGCTGCGGCTGGTGGGGGTCGCCGGGTACGAGGGCGAGGTGCCGGACGCCGACCCGGAGCGGGTGCGGGCGTGGCTGCGACGGCTGACCGCCCTGGCCGTGGAGTTCGACGAGGCGGGCCGGTTCGACGCGGCCGGGCTGGACGAGATCGTGGTCAGCGCGGGCGGCAGCGCCTGGTTCGACGCGGTGGCCGACGTCTTCGCCACCCTGCCCGAACTGTCGCTGCCCGTGCTGAAGCTGCTGCGCTCGGGTGCCTACGTCTCGCACGACGACGGGCACTACCGCGAGGTGACGCCCTTCGTCCGGGTCCCCGAGGAGGGCGCCCTGCACCCCGCCTTCCGGCTCTGGGCGCAGGTCGTCTCGCGCCCCTCCCCCGGGCAGGCCTTCGCCAACGCGGGCAAGCGCGACGCGGCGTACGACCTGGATCTGCCCGAGGTGCAGGTGGTGCGGGACGAGGACGGCGAGCGGCCGGCGGACGGCATCACCGTCACCTCGCTCTCCGACCAGCACGCCTGGATCCGTACGGACGGGCAGGCCCGGCTGCGGGTCGGCGACTGGATCGGGATGGGGCTCTCGCACCCCTGCACCTCGTTCGACAAGTGGCAGCTGATCCCGCTGGTGGAGCGGGACGGCACGGTCGTCGACTACATCCGCACCTACTTCTAG
- a CDS encoding amidohydrolase family protein — MMDLVIRDVDVVDGSGGPSYRADVGIEGGRITTVVQEAAAAGCLRPVARRVVDAEGLVLAPGFIDMHAHSDLALLRDPDHSAKAAQGVTLEVIGQDGLSYAPVDDRTLAEVRRAITGWNGDGDDIDFTWRSVGEYLDRLDHGFDGEGIAVNAAYLVPQGAVRMLAVGWDDREATPAELDRMRRLVADAMSEGAVGMSSGLTYTPGMYAKDAELTELCRVVAGYGGYYCPHHRSYGAGALDAYREMVDLTREAGCPLHLAHATMNFGVNKGKGPDLLALLDEALAGGADISLDTYPYTPGCTTLVALLPSWANEGGPEATLARLRDEGTAGRIRHHLEAVGSDGCHGVPIEWDTIEISGVTDPALASYVGRTVREAADERGEAPWTTARRLLLDDGLGPTILQHVGHEENVQAIMRHRVHTGGSDGILRGAKPHPRAYGTFPQYLGRYVRELGVLSLEECVAHLTSRPAARLRLPDRGLVREGYRADLVLFDPKTVAAGSTFDAPRTLPTGIPHVLIDGRFVIEDGRRTDVLAGRAVRRTPR, encoded by the coding sequence ATGATGGATCTCGTCATCCGTGACGTGGACGTCGTCGACGGCAGCGGCGGACCCTCCTACCGGGCCGACGTGGGCATCGAGGGCGGCAGGATCACGACCGTGGTGCAGGAGGCGGCCGCCGCCGGGTGCCTGCGGCCCGTAGCCCGCCGGGTGGTGGACGCCGAGGGCCTCGTGCTGGCCCCGGGCTTCATCGACATGCACGCCCACAGCGACCTCGCCCTGCTGCGGGACCCCGACCACAGCGCCAAGGCGGCGCAGGGCGTCACGCTGGAGGTCATCGGGCAGGACGGGCTGTCGTACGCGCCCGTCGACGACCGCACGCTCGCCGAGGTGCGCCGCGCGATCACCGGCTGGAACGGCGACGGCGACGACATCGACTTCACCTGGCGCTCGGTGGGCGAGTACCTGGACCGCCTCGACCACGGCTTCGACGGCGAGGGCATCGCCGTGAACGCCGCCTACCTCGTCCCGCAGGGCGCGGTACGCATGCTCGCCGTCGGCTGGGACGACAGGGAGGCGACGCCCGCGGAACTGGACCGGATGCGGCGCCTGGTCGCCGACGCGATGAGCGAGGGCGCGGTCGGCATGTCGTCCGGGCTCACGTACACCCCCGGCATGTACGCCAAGGACGCCGAGCTGACGGAACTGTGCCGGGTGGTGGCCGGGTACGGCGGCTACTACTGCCCGCACCACCGCTCGTACGGCGCCGGCGCCCTCGACGCGTACCGGGAGATGGTGGACCTGACCCGCGAGGCGGGCTGCCCGCTCCATCTCGCGCACGCCACCATGAACTTCGGCGTCAACAAGGGGAAGGGGCCGGACCTGCTGGCGCTCCTCGACGAGGCGCTGGCCGGCGGGGCGGACATCAGCCTCGACACGTATCCGTACACCCCCGGCTGCACGACGCTCGTGGCGCTGCTGCCCAGCTGGGCGAACGAGGGCGGCCCGGAGGCGACCCTGGCCCGGCTGCGGGACGAGGGAACGGCCGGGCGGATCCGCCACCACCTGGAGGCCGTCGGCTCGGACGGGTGCCACGGCGTGCCCATCGAATGGGACACCATCGAGATCTCGGGCGTCACCGATCCGGCGCTCGCGTCCTACGTGGGCCGCACGGTCCGGGAGGCGGCGGACGAGCGCGGCGAGGCTCCCTGGACGACCGCCCGCCGGCTGCTCCTCGACGACGGCCTCGGCCCGACGATCCTGCAGCACGTGGGCCATGAGGAGAACGTGCAGGCGATCATGCGCCACCGCGTCCACACCGGCGGTTCGGACGGCATCCTGCGCGGCGCCAAGCCGCACCCGCGGGCGTACGGCACGTTCCCGCAGTACCTCGGCAGGTACGTACGGGAACTGGGCGTCCTGAGCCTGGAGGAGTGCGTCGCGCATCTGACGTCACGGCCGGCCGCGCGGCTGCGGCTGCCCGACCGCGGTCTTGTCCGCGAGGGCTACCGGGCCGACCTGGTCCTCTTCGACCCGAAGACGGTGGCCGCGGGTTCGACCTTCGACGCCCCCCGGACGCTCCCGACCGGCATCCCGCACGTCCTGATCGACGGCCGGTTCGTCATCGAGGACGGCCGCCGGACGGATGTGCTGGCGGGACGGGCGGTCCGCCGGACTCCTCGCTGA